cataaagatattaatatattcattttaatataatatttataatttaatatattaatatattcatgaaattttttatacttttaaaatagaactattctaattctttcatgcaatatcattttatattatatggatattttaattatttattaaatataatctatataattatttatatattatattaaagtatctATTAatggtattataaaaattaatagtattatttaataatattattaattatgtttacataaaattaaattttaatttgtattaattataaataaaattaaattaaaatgtgattatggaaattaattattccaatagttttctaattatcatataaagataaaaatattaatataaataattgaattgaaaaattaattaaataactgttattaataaaaaaaatttttaaaaaataagataaagtaaattgttttttaaattttttttcttttaatttaaaatagatgatTTGTaagtataatgatataaaataataatagaaatattttatttgtttaaagtaCAGAATAATATCTAGAtgtcttaaattttataatctattaatatatatatatatataatatttaaaatataaacatataataaaaaaaaaaataaaaagaaaaagataaaatggaaaaaatattaaattatcttaattatagttcattttttccttgaacacgatacaatttttaaaattgaattcaaaaatttcaaatataatgttttgataatattaaatatcttaatgcttattaattttttttacgtgctttcaataaataataaattaaaaagaaatctttttattaaaattaaaatattaaaagatatttttaaccatactttaaatattatttaatgatattcaatattaaatcatcttaagaatataaaatcgctcataatatttatatataatttttataagtcataatcacataattttaattaaatttatttgcaattcatactcaaaaattctttcaaaaaatcttatctttattataattatttatctaattatattataattattttattaatataatgaatatcatgaatattaaataatttatagagtagttatgaaatatctaataatattactatatgaatgttatgaatttttatcaaatattgaatttttgaaataaaatattttaataaattaaaaaaatatgcgtTATCatagaattcatttttattcgagaaatttattttgaaatcatttaacattgaagaaaatatcttGAGTTTACAATCATTATAACTTTCAAGACACATGTTTCATGAaaacaatattacatatttataatttgaaagaacaaactatttatcgttcgatttattataggtcaaaaaattattttatgaccTTGAGTTCTTCCATAATTGGTAGAATCAACTGGTTTTCTCAaggtatgaaaaaataaaaaaaagacgaagCTGCACACCGATGATGTAAGAAGTTGACGTAAGACTGATCAGATTTTGCACAATTAATttaagcaaatttttattatatcaatttattagattGATCTATTAGATTGCATACTTTGTTTTTATTCCTCttctttaataacataaactaaaaaaagtaACGTAAATGCTACATCTTCCATTGATTTTCTAtgtgcatttcttttttcgtttaaaatttagaatttactcattattgatagaaaataattcaaatgtattataatatcatgtttcatatatttgataaattgaaaagaacaataactttttccataaaagtagatattcaaaaattatcataaattttgtaatacattattgttaatttaataatataaaaaatatataaaataacttgtatataataaaatttatttacacaaagaaaataatattaataatattaataataatatatggtgaaaaataaaataattttaaaataaaattaatattgcaagtagatttttatatctataagattattttttaaattttttattgattcttcaaatggaatgaatatttttttaatttgtttaaaaataattgatattaacaacattacaaataaatcaaaattaattattagtaattttatcaaaaatacaaataatatctaattgtaacataatgtttattttatcattaattttattaagaaaaaaataaaaaaataaatcaaatttaaataaaaaagtaaaataaatatttatgcacattactgcttttaaaatttatttaagattattgaaaaattcattttgtaaaaaaattgaataatattttaataaaacatctcgattacattgataaattattttttattcttaaaagaaatttaatattaataatttattaaattattaatttattttccactaaaaaaaaactaataattcgactaaaaaaaactaattgtaaaattctaaCTATAGATagttacttaatatatatataatatgattaaaaatattattaagaaaaataaaaatcttcattttttatttgaaaattataatacagttcaatatttcagaaataaaaaatgcttaTTGTttccaagaaaagaaaaaaataagtagatttctctttctctttttaacattgatgacaatattaaaaaattacttttaatctttttaaaagaaatcaaaattcaaatatgtttCACAATTTCAGCGATACCAACAATTTTCCGAAATCCGCAATtaaagagataaatttaaataaatctgaaaaggaaggaatgaaaaaaaatattaaaattccaatggTCAATGCGCAACAAGTACAGAAGACCTAAATACAAGTTGTGACATTGATTTCACGTAAACTAAAAGACAATAGTATTTCGAGCTTTTGCTTAGATatagaaatttcgattttgaatttaaGGATAGGTATTTTTTGATGACCAGAGGCTATTCGATCTAAAATGGTTTGCAATTTAAACCtgcgtattttttctttatgaaagTGAACCACTTCTATTCCTCAGTAACATTAGATGTGACGCAAAGATCGGGATCCAAGCCAACTTGACATATATCGCTCGAAAGTTTCGCGATCAACTGGTATCcattgattctattttttttttcttcctgctttcatttatttcgattcgcTCGAAATTCggagaaatttagaaaatcgaTTTACACCCGATATCATTGAATTTCAATGAGTGTCGCTCATTGAAAACGAAAACaccggaattttcgaaatgaaatggTACGCTGCCGAGCTTTAACGCGTGAATTTGTAGGTATcatgagaaatttatatttaatttattacgatatttttttggattaattcaattataattgataggATTAAAGAGTTTTGTAAAAGTTTttgtaaaagtttataaaattatataaattgtaataaaaaattgaatagtatcaatcaattatttttatttctaaattgtcTCATGTGTTGAtagtatatgatatatttcattcaggcgttcaatgaaaaaatattgaatcaatattaattataagtataattgaATGCATATgctatgtaaataaatatattttcaataaacaaacatattttcaataaaaaatcaatattaaattttgccaaaagcattttatatatttgaaatatctgtTTTAAAAACACAAAATCTGAAACTTGTGGCGAATTTGATAGtctaatattcaattgttGAACTATATGTGGCTTTGATagtgtatttttttcaatttatattcgaaaaatgttcTGCAAGATGTTCTGAACCAAACAAGGTTTCTTAAaggaattttatatagtaataatactttagtaaataatatatgctattgaaattgttataaaaagaatgacagatgtaataaaaattgaaaagttaattaatattattttataaatattatttgtttatatactcagtattaattaacattaattaacactatatgattatttttttattaaagagaatgattattattataattattattataaacaaattaaagttttttgttctgatataaaaattatgaattaataattgttaaatggattttttcatgataataaaataatataataataaaataaaatagctaataaaatataatataatgtttgaatatgaaaatatataaatatatgatttataaatcaaagtaatttttaataatataagaaataatatagaaaaatcataaaataaaaataagtataccagaaaaaaatctcaatgtatgtataaaatttttataaaattaagtttttttaaaataaattatgtgtcatgtaaaaatgaaattataatttaataaatttgaaattatttttatgataaatttaaaatgtatcgcAACGATATTTGGGAAAGCTGACTCAACTTGTTCACTCGTAAgtgaatttacttttttactacttaaaatattatataaagatttatatataaagattatatattatatataaagataatatataaagatttttgtaataaaattgataaaaatgaaaaaattttccgaaaatatcgttaacattttttcaatgtttcaatgaaaaaaatttttattgaattatttattaattataattttaattgaatttctcaaaagagaaattaaaattaaaattaaaattagaaattattaaaatctatatattttatatgtatcttcattttggaaaaaattacttttattatcaaagataactatttatataataattgtataataatcaatatcttgataatattttatttttaacttatttatgaagaaatcattaaatataattaaaagtatataacatATAGTGCTCTAAGAATTCTCCTCCCATGTACAGGCCAAGTTCAAGTACGGTAATGCTGATGCGATTTGCTACCAAACTTTGAAAGTCTGGCAAAACCTGAAGAATTTGGTGGGGAGCAGGCCGATCGGTATATAAAGCAGTCCGAAATAACGTTGGGCATCATCAGTCGCTCAGTCGATTTAACCAAGTTAACCAAATCTTCTCAACAATGGCCTTCAAGGTTGGTATACGATTGACTTATACGACAATATAGTCGGTAAGCttgattatttcttcattaatgAAGAAACTCAAATATTTCGTCAAAAAATAGCaaccaaataataattatatcactaATCgctttacatatttattcttcCAGTTCATCGTCTTTGCTGTCTTTATAGCCATTGCCAATGCTGGATTCATCCCAACTCAACCTTTGACTTACGCCTCTGGTGTACCCTTAGCTTACTCTGCTCCACTAGCTGCTGCCCCAGTGGCTAAGGCAGTAGTCGCCGCTCCCGTGGCTAAGGCGGTAGTAGCCAAAGCAGTCGACGCCGACTATGATCCTCATCCTCAATACAGCTATGCCTACGACGTGCACGACAGTCTGACCGGTGACGCGAAAAGCCAACAGGAAACTCGCGACGGAGATGTCGTCCAGGGCAGCTATTCCCTCATCGATGCTGATGGAACCAAACGCACCGTCGACTACACCGCTGACCCAGTCAACGGATTCAACGCAGTCGTCCGCAAAGAAGCAGCCGCTGTTGCTGTGAAAGCCGTTGCCGCAGCTCCAGTCGCTGCAGCCCCGGTCGCTGCAGCACCGGTTGCCGTGAAAACCATCACTGCCGCCCCCGTCGCCCATGCTCTTCCTCTCAGCTATGCAGCATCCGCTCCAGTGATCAGTGCACCGATCGCCAAACTCGCCCCTGTAGCCCATACTCCTCTGGCATATGCTGCTCCAGTTGCTAAAGTTGCCGCCCCAGCACTCGCTGTTGCGCACGCCGCCCCAGTCGCCTATTCCGCGCACCCCGCCCCTCTTGCATACGCCACACACACAGCCCCTCTCACATACGCTGCACATGCAGCTCCTATTGCCAAGTTGACCACCGCCCCAGCCCTTAGCTATGCCGCACCCGCCCACTACTTCTAAAACCTTTTCTCGCGTCTTGTCCGTTATGCTGTCGACAGgctgaatcttttttatttatttttttagcagaattttttgtaacttgattaaaaaaaaactcgttacaaacataattttttatagtttttcgtttctttctattatttcttaccTGATTCTTTTCTTATCCTTCTTCAATTCCtctatcttaaattatatgtagttgatatatatttaaggaatacatattatataatttattagcaaataaattatataagtataattctaGTACTGTTAACAggaactattaataataaattagtaaaagAATATGTAATAGAAATTCATTAAGTTTCcatatagaatttttgatttaataataataaaatttataataaaattaataaaatttcatatgataaataataatatcaatgataatgtgaaattaatcgataatttattcgttttaataaatagtgtTTTACTAGATAATTactagataattttaatataaagataattacaaataaaatatactatctctatatataaaaatattataatattataatttttattattattatagattacatTGTTTATTACATATACCATAGTTACatagttatatattacatagttatagtattattttgatatattgaatatgCTATTTagactttatcttttttagcACATACTTATATTAAAGTGTAGTTTAGTATTCATATACTATttgtcatatataattatcatattcttattatgcaaagaatatagaaaaaaaatatagaaaaatgtagcaataatgaaaataagaaaatttggaaaaagttatataataataatattttttaattaatattataacatcatTCATTATTACACGGTATCATTTCTATTCGCATAAAGagatataatgataaagataaaaatatcttggaAAAAGGCAAATTAATGTCGATGTTGCTATTTggtttattttgcataaaagaataatttgcaCTTGGAATAAAAAGTAATGTGATCGCGTAACCTTGAATATAGGGTAGCGTTTCAATTTCTTGTTACTCGATCAGCTATTTCTGGTAGTTGACCCACTTTCTCTACTTTCGTACTCTTTTTCGAACGTCAGACATTCCACGTAACACTGTCAAATTTCTACGCAGTATCTacttttattctttgaattgTTGCGAAGGATCCACACCTATTAGTGAAAACTAGTTCAGAGAAAACTAGCAAAAGTGATATCAAATGTTTTTTGATAACTATTTTTtgatcctctttttttctttctttcttaatcttattaatatgttaatatggAAATCAATTACATCAATTTCTGAGAAAACTGTGTTAAATAatgtgtttgaaaaaaaaataatatttattataaattatttagaatgttatttttagaaaaaatgataatcacaaaatgatataataaatattaatgtaaggaatggaagaaatggaaaaattcgcgattttgtaaaatcatataatgaaaagaaacattataaCGAGAAAAACGGATGGTCATATATTTATGATGAAGTTCATCTCGATCACAGAAAGCAAATCCATTACGAAGGGAGAAAGGCGTCTGAATGCTCGACCTCGATTTAAATGATTGCATAATAAAAGTGAAccagaatgataaaaatttttggcaATGGACGAACGTGTTTTGGAACCATTTAGTAACATTTtgagtaaattatatttatattttagaaacaagaaaaaaatgtaacttggaattttatctctttaaatttcaagtactttatgtatattatttttctaatttgttatcggctaaattttttagattttagtttttagtttttttaattttgataatatctttattttaaatataaataagtatattggagttatttaaagtttctatttgcgaaatatttattcattaaatataaaaaataaaaatatatattatatattattagttatttatattctattaaaatatcaatactttttaaaactattttctaataataaaaaaaaaataaaagtaaatttttataataaattttataaaagtagatatttgatatattttttcctttcaaacgaataatagatataaagtaaagacaaatgaaaataattctttaattttgagaTGTAGTCTAGGATAAAatcttatgtaaaaaatttttttataaaaactaaagtaattttttaaataaaataattttctattaaattaattattctattaaattaattttctattttcttttcaaataattttctattaatttattttattaattaaataaaaaattatagcaaaattttaaagaaaattgatacaaagatttacaaattatctttttttaatatatgtatatattatatatataatataatatataatatatataatatatatttattataattatattatttatttatttattattatttattatacttattatatatttattagtatatattttaattagtatatatttcGCTAAAACTAATTGTTTCGCAATTGTGTTacgtgattataattttagatgataATTTATGCGTATAGTTAGCCAAATGAAATTCTGATTAcatagtttaattatttctaatgggaaaattattgcaagaaaaataaataaaatgtactcGAATAAAAGACAAGTTTTGTGTAATAGACGCATCCATTTTTCATTGTCATGCTCAGAGAAACGCCTTGTAACCTTTTTAATCCATAGAAGAAAGGCATATCCCAGTCACGATAACACCTGCAGTTGTTTCTACTGTTTACGTGATTTGATTATCAATCACCAATTGATTGCTCGCAATGAGGTATCGGGACCGCGTGCTTTCACATTCGTTTTACAATACAAATCTATCTACGAATAAATCTATCGAAAGTTAtgtgtgaaataatttttggatcCGGTGAAACttcgattcgaatttgaatttagataattttacatttaaattgtaaaaaataatgtaaagtaTCTATACGTGAAAATTCCTTTAATGTGAAAAGTGAATCactcgtaaaattattatttcaattattattatttcagtaaTTTCAATCTcaattacgattttttttatgtttttttttttttttaattgaaattagatcttaatttaaattttaaataaaaagaataaatcgtaatctttattatttaaattgcattttttgtaaaatgaattttaaaacaatcttaaaaaaagaaagattttaaaaatattataataacaatatatttaaatataaatcattcggttaataatttgtagaacttaattatatttattaattatatttatcaatgattttaaaatattaatatttaatagaaataaaataaaaaatatataaatacaaaattaaaattaaaatttatattaaaacataaaattaaagattttgacGAAAAAGTtcaatataaacattatatctctttttttatttaaattataatattttaatataaataattttcatcctttttagtagatatcattaattagtcattcgtataatttattaccatCATCATCCATCTGTTAATTAACAAACATttgtagatataaatatcatcaaaGAACCGGTgcataaagttattaaaagattcataaagttattaaaagttaCCCTTGAACTTTcgcaaatgaaacatttaaatttcgatcagATGACGCGTCACATCTTTCATTATGAAACTCGGTAGTAATATCAAATGGTTTTCAAGCAGATTTATTCAGtcatcgaaatatttcaaccATATCAAGGAACGTCCTCGCATAaccgataaaataataattgaacaatttataatcaattaacatttaacaattaacaaataatacaagttgtataataaaatataatatcaaataacaaaatagtttcacggtttaattaaaaaatcgatgaaaggATATTGGATTCGGATTCCGTCCACGGGCGATCTATTGTTCATTTGGTCGAATTCTTTCTATAACCGGTCTGGCAAAAGTGAACCGGTTTCTTGTGTAGCAAGCCACGTAATACGGGGCGCGATTACGAGAGGCCACATCGTGACATTGGGCGCGGTACTTTGACGGCCGCGGCAGCGGTTCTGGCTTATTTGGTGAAAGTTGAACAATATGAACAGGTATGTAatcgatttaatataatcaagaCCATTCGGACCCTTTCGCTCTCGATCAAGGGCTgccttatattataattttttcattattctcaatttacttgttatataatattaatattccatcctcttattttctatttacatcttattatttttttttgttcatgtATCGCatatcgtatattattttttctacattgtaattttattcttcatatatatcgaacgattttatttttcgcccatattttattattcttcaatatCGGACGATTATATCTCtcgtttatatacattttttatatatttattcttcgttaatacttttcttcattttgttcttgaactatattttattatttttatttttttttatctatgcttttataattttatactttattgatattttatcattttattctctttttctaattatttcgtaattttttaataaatttaaataattttatttctatattattttattcattcttagacggtttattattttgtagtgACGTACAAAAGATTctgattaaattgtttttttactttttttttcaaaaagcaGAATatggagaaatataatatataaataataatatataaataatatataaataacatttataattaatgttataataattttcaaaatattattattgtatattgatatattatttaacatttaattatctcCTTTGTTACAATAATAAGAAAACACGATGACGAGAcatggaatataatataatataatatagtaatgcgaaattttacattatttattttgaacatatatttatattttaatttatatataattttattttaatcttaattatatacaaattttaaatattatatttcttttaaaatgtattcaattttaaaatcaattctgataattaaaataattaaagcattttaaaaacaagatcaatttaaaatttttattttattttattttattatttttgacttTCATTAACTTTGATGCATATTTATCattgttgaaatattctattttttagagtaacaaacaaatttttattatttctttacttttttatatatttctctatattcttaattttttatcattttttatatttta
The sequence above is drawn from the Apis cerana isolate GH-2021 linkage group LG11, AcerK_1.0, whole genome shotgun sequence genome and encodes:
- the LOC108002383 gene encoding cuticle protein 21-like, producing the protein MAFKFIVFAVFIAIANAGFIPTQPLTYASGVPLAYSAPLAAAPVAKAVVAAPVAKAVVAKAVDADYDPHPQYSYAYDVHDSLTGDAKSQQETRDGDVVQGSYSLIDADGTKRTVDYTADPVNGFNAVVRKEAAAVAVKAVAAAPVAAAPVAAAPVAVKTITAAPVAHALPLSYAASAPVISAPIAKLAPVAHTPLAYAAPVAKVAAPALAVAHAAPVAYSAHPAPLAYATHTAPLTYAAHAAPIAKLTTAPALSYAAPAHYF